From the Thermovirga lienii DSM 17291 genome, one window contains:
- a CDS encoding Sodium-transporting two-sector ATPase (PFAM: ATP synthase alpha/beta family, beta-barrel domain; ATP synthase alpha/beta chain, C terminal domain; ATP synthase alpha/beta family, nucleotide-binding domain~COGs: COG1155 H+-ATPase subunit A~InterPro IPR020003: IPR004100: IPR000194: IPR000793~KEGG: tai:Taci_0517 H(+)-transporting two-sector ATPase~PFAM: H+transporting two-sector ATPase alpha/beta subunit central region; H+transporting two-sector ATPase alpha/beta subunit domain protein~PRIAM: Sodium-transporting two-sector ATPase~SPTR: H(+)-transporting two-sector ATPase), whose amino-acid sequence MNSLGTIVSVNGPVVRARAMRTFGMREMVRVGKLNLWGEIIRMEGEEALIQVFEDTQGLHLGEPVIGTGRSLSVELGPGLVGKIFDGIGRPLDTLFELEGAMLSRGVKTVMVNRDSMWDFTPLVEVGETVSGGMLLGAVQETPLLEHKILVPPNVEGEITFVHQGGTISASDIVATIKDPYGNTVDVPVVQVWPVRKPRPYRERLLPNEPLVTGQRIIDGLFPIARGGVAAIPGGFGTGKTVTQHQLAKWSDAHLVVYIGCGERGNEMTQVLEEFPQLKDPRSGRPLMERTILIANTSNMPVAAREASIYTGITIAEYFRDMGYHVALMADSTSRWAEALREISGRLEEVPAEEGFPAYLPTRLAEFYERAGRVITLGGNEGSITIIGAVSPPGGDFTEPVTRNTKRFIRCFWALDKSLAGARHFPAINWLESYSEYAREVEDWFAAHVDPKWGEYRDRVRELLAEDEKIQQVIRLVGEDVLPDEQKLIAFTAFLLKNGYLQQSAFSDDAYSPPEKGFAILDLILHFYEKASELVKRGVPLSLIRGGKPVLEITHIRERTSEEITNEISGLKKELDAFLDKVGSERKATRGRG is encoded by the coding sequence TTGAACAGCTTAGGCACCATTGTAAGTGTCAACGGTCCAGTGGTTAGGGCTAGGGCAATGCGAACCTTTGGCATGAGGGAGATGGTTCGCGTTGGCAAGCTTAACCTTTGGGGAGAGATAATAAGAATGGAGGGAGAAGAGGCCCTTATTCAGGTCTTTGAGGATACTCAAGGACTTCATCTAGGTGAGCCCGTGATAGGCACAGGTAGGTCTCTTTCCGTTGAACTGGGCCCCGGCCTTGTAGGAAAGATCTTTGATGGCATAGGGCGTCCCCTTGACACCCTTTTTGAACTTGAAGGAGCCATGCTCTCTCGTGGGGTTAAGACGGTAATGGTTAATAGAGATTCTATGTGGGATTTCACCCCTTTAGTCGAGGTGGGGGAGACCGTTTCAGGCGGCATGTTGCTTGGCGCTGTTCAGGAAACTCCTCTCTTAGAGCACAAAATATTGGTTCCTCCGAATGTGGAAGGTGAAATAACATTCGTGCACCAGGGAGGCACCATTTCAGCTTCTGATATCGTAGCGACTATCAAGGACCCATATGGTAATACGGTTGATGTGCCTGTAGTGCAAGTTTGGCCTGTAAGGAAACCCCGCCCCTATAGGGAGAGGCTTTTGCCTAACGAACCACTTGTCACGGGACAGAGGATAATTGACGGCCTTTTCCCCATAGCTCGAGGCGGAGTGGCAGCGATCCCTGGAGGCTTCGGGACGGGTAAGACGGTTACCCAGCACCAGCTTGCCAAGTGGAGCGATGCTCATTTGGTTGTTTACATTGGTTGTGGTGAGCGAGGAAACGAGATGACGCAGGTTTTGGAGGAGTTTCCTCAATTGAAAGACCCTCGTTCAGGAAGACCCCTTATGGAACGGACCATTCTGATTGCCAACACGTCAAACATGCCTGTTGCTGCTAGAGAGGCCTCAATATACACAGGAATAACAATAGCGGAGTATTTCCGAGACATGGGTTACCACGTTGCTTTAATGGCCGATTCAACCAGCCGTTGGGCAGAGGCCCTCAGAGAGATATCTGGGAGGCTGGAGGAGGTGCCTGCTGAAGAGGGTTTCCCAGCTTATTTGCCTACTCGCTTAGCTGAATTTTATGAAAGAGCTGGTCGGGTCATCACGTTGGGAGGGAACGAAGGAAGTATAACGATAATAGGAGCAGTATCCCCACCAGGAGGAGATTTTACCGAACCTGTTACTCGAAACACTAAACGCTTTATAAGGTGTTTTTGGGCATTGGACAAGAGCCTGGCGGGGGCAAGACATTTTCCTGCCATAAATTGGCTGGAGTCTTACAGTGAGTATGCCAGGGAAGTGGAAGACTGGTTTGCTGCTCACGTGGATCCTAAGTGGGGAGAGTACAGGGACAGGGTGAGGGAGCTTTTGGCGGAGGATGAGAAGATTCAACAAGTTATACGTCTTGTGGGTGAGGACGTACTACCTGATGAGCAGAAGCTGATAGCGTTCACGGCCTTTTTGCTTAAAAATGGATACCTGCAGCAAAGTGCTTTCAGCGACGATGCTTACTCCCCACCTGAGAAGGGTTTTGCCATTTTAGACTTGATACTTCATTTTTACGAAAAGGCTTCTGAGCTCGTGAAAAGAGGAGTGCCTCTTTCCCTGATAAGGGGAGGTAAACCGGTACTTGAGATAACCCACATAAGGGAGAGGACTTCAGAGGAGATAACAAATGAGATCTCTGGTCTGAAAAAAGAACTTGACGCTTTCCTGGACAAGGTGGGAAGCGAAAGAAAAGCTACGAGAGGAAGGGGCTAA
- a CDS encoding H+transporting two-sector ATPase E subunit (PFAM: ATP synthase (E/31 kDa) subunit~InterPro IPR000533: IPR002842~KEGG: tai:Taci_0518 hypothetical protein~PFAM: H+transporting two-sector ATPase E subunit~SPTR: Putative uncharacterized protein), which yields MSSEELLNKKLNGLKELILMEAEHERAKIIEMAKKEAEAVEKEEMEKIAKEEALILKEAEERAESIRRRQVMAAERERKTEFLRLQNQLLKEATTLLEDKLNHLREDPRYPEILVGLVLDAISVLEGVNAIKIRLSAQDAHLGEHVAQEVRKSLPNLKVSFDGEPAPILGGVWVYSEDEKRFVRADWKAQAQELSASLADRLLPLI from the coding sequence ATGAGCAGTGAGGAGCTACTGAATAAGAAACTCAATGGTCTAAAGGAACTTATTTTAATGGAGGCCGAGCATGAGAGGGCCAAGATAATAGAAATGGCCAAAAAGGAAGCGGAGGCCGTGGAAAAGGAAGAAATGGAGAAGATAGCAAAGGAAGAGGCCCTGATCCTCAAAGAAGCGGAGGAAAGAGCCGAGTCCATCAGGAGACGGCAGGTTATGGCTGCTGAAAGGGAACGGAAGACGGAGTTCCTTAGACTACAAAACCAGCTTCTCAAAGAGGCAACGACTTTGCTGGAAGATAAACTCAACCATCTAAGGGAAGACCCAAGGTATCCGGAAATACTTGTTGGCCTGGTGTTGGATGCCATTTCTGTTTTAGAGGGAGTAAATGCCATAAAAATTCGTTTGTCAGCGCAGGATGCTCATTTGGGTGAGCATGTGGCCCAAGAGGTCAGAAAGTCACTGCCCAACTTGAAGGTCTCCTTTGATGGAGAGCCTGCACCCATACTTGGGGGAGTTTGGGTTTATTCCGAGGATGAAAAGCGCTTTGTCAGAGCGGACTGGAAGGCACAAGCCCAAGAATTGTCAGCATCGTTGGCAGATAGACTTTTGCCCCTTATTTGA
- a CDS encoding Vacuolar H+transporting two-sector ATPase F subunit (PFAM: ATP synthase (F/14-kDa) subunit~InterPro IPR008218~KEGG: tai:Taci_0519 vacuolar H+transporting two-sector ATPase F subunit~PFAM: Vacuolar H+transporting two-sector ATPase F subunit~SPTR: ATP synthase subunit) → MISDNLDSLIGMRLAGVDGVVVKGPNEANLAIEEAIKDHDIGILIFTEKAAEWAYEQVRLLREKGSLPLIVEIPDRHGMKREADFLTSYVREALGVNIE, encoded by the coding sequence TTGATAAGCGACAACCTGGACAGTTTGATTGGAATGCGCCTGGCAGGAGTAGACGGAGTTGTCGTGAAGGGGCCGAATGAGGCGAATTTAGCTATTGAAGAAGCGATTAAAGACCACGATATAGGTATTTTGATCTTTACGGAGAAGGCTGCAGAATGGGCTTATGAACAAGTGAGACTTCTTAGAGAGAAAGGCAGCCTCCCCCTGATTGTAGAGATACCAGATCGTCATGGCATGAAGAGAGAGGCAGATTTTCTAACCTCTTATGTGCGAGAAGCTTTAGGGGTGAACATAGAATGA
- a CDS encoding H+transporting two-sector ATPase C subunit (PFAM: ATP synthase subunit C~InterPro IPR000454: IPR002379~KEGG: tai:Taci_0520 H+transporting two-sector ATPase C subunit~PFAM: H+transporting two-sector ATPase C subunit~SPTR: H+transporting two-sector ATPase C subunit), producing MAGFWVLVSVSVATIFSGLFLRKATLEGSRKVILRFVLMGLFASIVLGGTLAVFPEASLAAAGGLSSGAGMGFVGAAVAAGLACIGAGIAVAVVGAAAIGVIGEKPEMLGTTLIYLGLAEGIAIYGVIVALLILGKI from the coding sequence ATGGCAGGTTTTTGGGTGTTAGTTTCGGTCTCAGTTGCAACTATTTTTTCAGGGCTTTTCTTGCGTAAGGCCACCTTGGAGGGGAGTCGAAAGGTTATCCTACGATTTGTGTTAATGGGATTGTTTGCTTCTATTGTTTTAGGGGGCACTTTAGCAGTTTTTCCTGAGGCCTCATTGGCCGCTGCAGGAGGTTTGTCCTCCGGTGCTGGAATGGGTTTCGTTGGGGCTGCCGTTGCAGCGGGTCTTGCCTGTATCGGTGCAGGTATAGCTGTTGCGGTGGTTGGAGCAGCAGCCATAGGAGTCATAGGAGAAAAGCCTGAAATGTTGGGTACTACTTTGATATATCTTGGCTTAGCTGAGGGTATCGCCATATACGGCGTAATTGTGGCCTTATTGATATTGGGCAAAATATGA
- a CDS encoding V-type ATPase 116 kDa subunit (PFAM: V-type ATPase 116kDa subunit family~COGs: COG1269 H+-ATPase subunit I~InterPro IPR002490~KEGG: tai:Taci_0521 V-type ATPase 116 kDa subunit~PFAM: V-type ATPase 116 kDa subunit~SPTR: Putative V-type sodium ATP synthase subunit I), whose amino-acid sequence MEKVASLMVLSGGFQPLPLDILLKDKTIRSKITSTSDNPYDELLVKLASIWQAAGEKPPIPVPIQVSPRFSLEIASMQVNSAVRRLELWSSKKEELVEKLEKLEALLFLMRALKERGLNLKDLFDTKYLVPLFAKTSSENFRRLLDSSEEAPLYIESLLSRGGNTWFLGLTVPGYAEGSQKLLDSLYCKRFHMEDLQQELGENSEDSIVKRIDNLKRAINGLEKASSRLLDRNREFFVKLYSSIYTMQRVYELCRGRGELKDLYILSGWIPEDILERVRSDLEKMAPQTVMHVEEIKAMPYSGIKVPTLLKNLPLVSAFQEIVALYSLPSYGEIDPSFFVAVTFCLFFGFMFGDVGHGLMLFLIAVFLQKRKVASRSMGIVLKSAGASSVLFGFLYGSVFGVEGIIHPLWISPMEDMGDLLAFSIGIGVSIMTLGMTLNMITQYRARDFGRLLFDGRGLAGTFLYLSLAALGYATLKGIVLPGPKWVYWVLPVLLFVVILLRDILARVVLRERSKEKEKLGLYVFEVFHNLLSFMSNTASFVRLAAFALNHVGLSLAVMMLSDMVRNLPGGWILKGTLLVVGNLLIVGLEGLIVFIQTLRLEYYEFFGKFYRGEGRAFRPVTFEGKDLLRNTRRTIK is encoded by the coding sequence ATGGAAAAGGTAGCCAGTTTGATGGTCCTTTCAGGCGGATTTCAGCCTCTGCCACTTGACATTCTTCTAAAGGACAAGACTATTCGCTCAAAGATAACTTCTACGTCTGATAACCCTTATGATGAGCTCTTGGTAAAGCTTGCTTCCATTTGGCAAGCTGCAGGGGAAAAACCTCCTATTCCAGTGCCAATCCAGGTCTCCCCCAGGTTTAGCCTCGAGATAGCCTCCATGCAGGTTAACAGTGCAGTACGCAGATTGGAGCTTTGGTCTTCAAAGAAAGAGGAACTCGTCGAAAAGCTGGAGAAGCTAGAGGCTTTACTCTTTCTAATGAGAGCTTTGAAGGAACGGGGATTAAACTTGAAGGATCTTTTCGATACCAAGTATTTAGTCCCCCTTTTTGCAAAAACCAGTTCTGAAAACTTCCGCAGGCTGTTGGATTCATCAGAGGAGGCCCCGTTATACATAGAGTCCTTGCTTTCAAGAGGAGGCAACACGTGGTTTTTAGGGCTTACCGTACCCGGTTATGCAGAAGGATCTCAGAAGCTTTTGGATAGCCTTTACTGCAAAAGGTTTCATATGGAGGATTTGCAGCAAGAATTAGGGGAAAATTCAGAGGACTCTATAGTCAAAAGGATCGATAACCTTAAAAGAGCTATAAATGGCCTGGAGAAAGCTTCATCAAGATTACTTGATCGAAACAGAGAATTTTTTGTGAAGCTTTATTCTTCCATTTACACCATGCAGAGGGTGTATGAGTTGTGTCGCGGTAGAGGAGAACTGAAAGACCTATATATCCTATCGGGTTGGATCCCAGAGGATATATTAGAAAGGGTCCGTTCGGATCTGGAGAAAATGGCTCCCCAAACGGTCATGCATGTAGAAGAGATAAAAGCAATGCCTTATTCAGGCATAAAAGTACCAACATTGCTCAAGAATTTGCCCCTTGTCAGTGCTTTTCAAGAGATCGTGGCACTTTACAGTTTGCCCAGCTATGGAGAGATAGATCCATCTTTCTTCGTGGCGGTGACTTTTTGCCTGTTTTTTGGATTCATGTTTGGTGATGTAGGCCATGGGCTGATGCTCTTTCTTATTGCCGTTTTCCTCCAAAAGAGAAAAGTGGCATCTCGTTCCATGGGAATTGTGCTCAAATCGGCAGGAGCTTCATCGGTTCTTTTTGGGTTCTTATATGGAAGTGTCTTTGGAGTAGAAGGGATAATTCATCCTCTATGGATTTCTCCAATGGAGGACATGGGAGACCTCTTGGCTTTCTCTATTGGCATTGGGGTTTCCATTATGACCTTGGGAATGACGCTGAACATGATAACCCAATACAGGGCCAGAGATTTCGGGAGGCTGCTTTTCGATGGGCGAGGTCTGGCAGGTACCTTCCTGTATTTATCTCTTGCAGCCCTAGGTTATGCGACTTTGAAAGGTATAGTACTGCCTGGTCCTAAATGGGTCTATTGGGTCCTCCCGGTCCTTTTATTTGTGGTGATTCTCCTTAGGGACATCTTGGCAAGGGTCGTTCTCAGAGAGAGATCCAAGGAGAAAGAGAAACTTGGCTTGTACGTTTTCGAGGTTTTTCATAACCTTTTGAGCTTTATGAGCAACACGGCTTCTTTTGTCCGTCTTGCAGCCTTCGCATTAAACCACGTGGGCTTATCCCTGGCTGTAATGATGCTTTCAGATATGGTAAGAAACCTGCCGGGAGGATGGATATTAAAGGGGACATTGCTGGTTGTTGGTAACTTGCTGATCGTGGGTCTTGAGGGATTGATCGTCTTCATACAGACGTTGCGTTTGGAGTACTATGAATTTTTTGGGAAATTTTACCGTGGTGAGGGTAGAGCCTTCAGACCGGTTACGTTCGAAGGAAAGGATCTCCTTCGTAACACTAGGCGGACTATCAAATAG
- a CDS encoding H+transporting two-sector ATPase C (AC39) subunit (PFAM: ATP synthase (C/AC39) subunit~COGs: COG1527 H+-ATPase subunit C~InterPro IPR002843~KEGG: tai:Taci_0522 H+transporting two-sector ATPase C (AC39) subunit~PFAM: H+transporting two-sector ATPase C (AC39) subunit~SPTR: ATP synthase subunit): MSFFSLGERVSAGVFSHVLYAKLLKDEEMWQILMCDDVPEILEQLAKTLGYKDAVKFIRPEDEGRVQLESRLKIIPLEQSKTFLRTMRGKYKHFLVAWIKRYEASALKRTLRYLLTRRGNRENLRMWLLSLGDTSLPFDLLLSSRDFSDAFEALKGTIYEKPLKEPLKRLASGKENMFHVEMAIDTTTMTNLFDAAYALPYLERRSVLKIIGLYVDLTNVMWIYRGLRFYDLTPEQRLAQLLPRRYKFTRSALRALARSSDVDDFWGNLETSVYGNLFEHPYSKSDISFERDCKRAIREAARRVFRAGRVDFATVMAYLTLLEYEIGDLCTIIEDVRYDYDRRQAALYLIRPLIPEGEIKWPL; this comes from the coding sequence GTGTCTTTCTTTTCTTTGGGAGAGCGAGTCTCCGCGGGAGTATTCTCCCACGTTTTATACGCCAAGCTTCTCAAGGATGAGGAGATGTGGCAGATCCTCATGTGCGATGATGTGCCTGAAATATTGGAACAACTTGCTAAAACTTTGGGGTACAAGGATGCCGTAAAGTTTATTCGTCCCGAAGATGAAGGTAGGGTACAGTTGGAATCCCGCTTAAAAATAATTCCCCTTGAGCAATCTAAAACATTTCTACGAACCATGCGAGGAAAATATAAGCATTTCCTGGTTGCGTGGATAAAAAGGTATGAAGCTTCGGCGCTTAAAAGAACTCTCAGGTATCTCCTGACAAGGAGAGGTAATAGGGAAAACCTCAGGATGTGGTTGCTCTCTTTGGGAGATACTTCCCTACCCTTTGATTTGCTTCTGTCAAGCAGGGATTTTTCCGATGCTTTCGAAGCGTTGAAGGGAACCATCTATGAAAAGCCTCTTAAAGAACCCTTGAAGCGTTTGGCCTCTGGAAAGGAAAACATGTTTCACGTTGAGATGGCTATAGATACGACAACGATGACAAACCTTTTCGATGCAGCCTATGCCCTTCCATACTTAGAGCGCCGATCTGTATTGAAGATAATAGGTTTGTACGTGGATCTTACAAACGTCATGTGGATATACAGAGGTCTTAGGTTTTACGACCTTACACCAGAGCAGCGACTGGCGCAGCTTCTGCCCCGCCGTTACAAGTTTACCAGAAGCGCATTGAGGGCTTTGGCTAGATCATCCGATGTTGATGATTTTTGGGGCAATCTAGAAACTTCCGTTTATGGTAATTTGTTTGAGCACCCTTACTCAAAAAGCGATATCTCCTTTGAAAGAGATTGTAAAAGGGCTATCCGAGAGGCGGCCCGAAGAGTCTTCAGGGCCGGCAGGGTTGATTTTGCCACTGTGATGGCCTATCTTACGCTGCTCGAGTATGAGATAGGTGATCTCTGCACTATCATAGAGGACGTTCGGTACGATTATGACCGGCGCCAGGCTGCCCTTTATCTAATTAGGCCCCTGATTCCGGAAGGTGAGATTAAATGGCCGTTGTGA
- a CDS encoding ATP synthase F0, B subunit (KEGG: tai:Taci_0523 ATP synthase F0, B subunit~SPTR: Putative H(+)-transporting two-sector ATPase subunit H.a), with protein MPSLQEALAVLLGAESEGAREVEEAKAEAERIKKAANEKIAMERQRRLNGAKEKAKAIIESARSAAEEEAKQILEVGKMERQRARRRFNEVVEAVVDSLVKEHVAKILKSKEREI; from the coding sequence ATGCCCTCACTGCAGGAAGCTTTAGCGGTCTTGCTTGGTGCCGAGAGTGAAGGCGCAAGAGAAGTAGAAGAGGCCAAGGCCGAGGCAGAGAGAATAAAAAAGGCGGCCAACGAGAAAATAGCAATGGAGCGGCAGCGGAGATTAAATGGAGCTAAGGAAAAGGCCAAAGCCATTATTGAAAGCGCAAGGTCAGCCGCTGAGGAGGAAGCGAAGCAGATCTTGGAGGTTGGAAAAATGGAGAGACAGAGGGCCAGGCGACGTTTCAATGAGGTAGTGGAGGCGGTCGTGGATTCCTTGGTCAAAGAGCATGTAGCAAAAATATTGAAAAGCAAGGAAAGGGAGATATAG
- a CDS encoding V-type ATPase, D subunit (PFAM: ATP synthase subunit D~TIGRFAM: H(+)-transporting ATP synthase, vacuolar type, subunit D~COGs: COG1394 H+-ATPase subunit D~InterPro IPR002699~KEGG: tai:Taci_0524 V-type ATPase, D subunit~PFAM: H+transporting two-sector ATPase D subunit~SPTR: V-type ATPase, D subunit;~TIGRFAM: V-type ATPase, D subunit) — MAVKVVPTRGNLFRLAKKLKMAQKGHALLEQKRQILMLELSSTIAKARKVQKEVAEVFQEAYSALQRANISLGVETVEEIAHSIPEERRFVIRLRSVMGVEVPEVDPLEPKANPAYSFLETSSSMDEAYLAFCKVRSILSQLAEVENAVYRLAVQVRRTNRRVNALEKVVIPLTQASISEISSVLEESEREDFVRMKTAKKQKIKREG, encoded by the coding sequence TTGGCCGTAAAGGTTGTTCCAACGAGAGGAAATCTGTTCAGGCTCGCAAAAAAGCTGAAAATGGCCCAAAAAGGGCATGCATTGTTGGAGCAAAAGCGCCAAATTTTGATGTTGGAGTTAAGCTCCACCATAGCTAAGGCCAGGAAAGTTCAGAAAGAGGTAGCAGAGGTCTTTCAGGAGGCTTATTCTGCTCTTCAGCGTGCAAACATATCTTTAGGCGTTGAGACCGTGGAGGAGATAGCCCATTCTATACCAGAGGAGCGGCGTTTCGTCATACGCCTGAGGTCGGTAATGGGTGTGGAAGTTCCGGAAGTGGACCCCTTAGAGCCCAAAGCGAACCCTGCATATTCTTTTCTGGAGACCTCTAGTTCCATGGATGAAGCCTACCTTGCTTTTTGCAAAGTTCGATCGATTCTCTCTCAACTTGCGGAAGTGGAGAACGCCGTTTACAGGCTGGCCGTTCAAGTCAGACGTACCAATAGGCGTGTAAACGCTTTGGAGAAGGTTGTCATCCCCCTAACCCAAGCTTCGATTTCAGAAATATCCTCCGTTTTAGAGGAAAGCGAGCGAGAAGACTTCGTCCGTATGAAGACTGCGAAGAAACAAAAGATTAAGAGGGAGGGGTAA
- a CDS encoding transcriptional regulator, GntR family (PFAM: Bacterial regulatory proteins, gntR family; FCD domain~COGs: COG2186 Transcriptional regulators~InterPro IPR000524: IPR011711~KEGG: drm:Dred_2187 GntR domain-containing protein~PFAM: GntR domain protein; regulatory protein GntR HTH~SMART: regulatory protein GntR HTH~SPTR: Transcriptional regulator, GntR family), which yields MLKPAERSTLYKEVTEQMLLAIKNGVWKVGDKIPSEMELAERFQVGRNCVREATKSLAVSGILEARPGQGTFVSPVALRKIMAYELFDYMNEERAWIELMQVRAALESDLAYLAAERATAEDIRRLEEIVAKSTRANGKYHPSDQEELMVHSDFHEAIAEIAGNNFALKLLRSIKTEINEHRKKYWEFDEKIWEKMIKAHKQIVEHIANREPEKARHLMRKHLLESIEDYKKLKKNDK from the coding sequence TTGCTGAAACCTGCTGAAAGATCGACACTTTATAAGGAAGTAACAGAACAGATGCTCTTGGCTATAAAAAATGGAGTTTGGAAGGTTGGGGATAAGATCCCAAGCGAGATGGAGCTGGCTGAAAGATTCCAGGTTGGCAGAAACTGCGTTAGGGAGGCAACAAAATCCTTGGCGGTGTCGGGTATCCTGGAGGCGAGGCCAGGCCAAGGAACCTTTGTCTCTCCTGTAGCCCTGCGGAAAATAATGGCTTATGAACTCTTCGACTACATGAATGAGGAAAGGGCATGGATAGAGCTTATGCAGGTAAGAGCGGCGCTGGAAAGCGACTTGGCTTACCTGGCTGCTGAGAGGGCAACGGCTGAAGATATAAGAAGACTGGAAGAAATAGTGGCAAAAAGCACTAGAGCAAATGGCAAATATCATCCTTCAGATCAGGAAGAACTGATGGTTCATTCAGATTTTCATGAGGCTATAGCGGAGATAGCGGGAAATAATTTTGCTCTAAAGCTTCTACGATCTATAAAAACGGAGATCAACGAACACAGAAAGAAATATTGGGAATTTGATGAAAAGATCTGGGAAAAGATGATAAAGGCCCACAAACAGATTGTGGAGCATATAGCGAACAGGGAGCCAGAAAAGGCAAGGCACCTTATGCGAAAACACCTGTTGGAGAGCATAGAAGATTATAAGAAACTCAAGAAAAACGATAAATAG
- a CDS encoding DctQ (C4-dicarboxylate permease, small subunit) (PFAM: Tripartite ATP-independent periplasmic transporters, DctQ component~KEGG: drt:Dret_0071 DctQ (C4-dicarboxylate permease, small subunit)~SPTR: DctQ), whose translation MLESSGYTGFLGWVEKTQRFLLTVLMVAIAVMVFAQVILRYVFKAPLMGIEEMLLFPSVWLYFIGAMNASLERSQIVARVLEVFLKKEKSVYLVRSIASVISLIVAIWLTYWGWDFLKYSLRVGKVSPTLYIPTIYSDAMVFIALVVISFYTFLELVHNFDLFKKAQSSERRILS comes from the coding sequence TTGTTGGAAAGCTCTGGATACACAGGTTTTCTTGGATGGGTAGAGAAAACCCAACGCTTTCTTTTGACTGTCTTAATGGTAGCCATAGCTGTTATGGTCTTCGCTCAGGTTATTTTGCGCTACGTCTTCAAAGCTCCTCTTATGGGCATCGAGGAGATGCTTCTTTTTCCTTCCGTTTGGCTTTACTTCATAGGAGCCATGAATGCTTCCCTTGAAAGAAGCCAAATAGTGGCTAGGGTCCTGGAGGTCTTCCTAAAGAAGGAAAAATCTGTCTATTTGGTAAGATCCATAGCCTCGGTCATATCCCTAATAGTTGCCATTTGGCTAACCTACTGGGGGTGGGATTTCCTCAAATATTCCTTGCGGGTTGGTAAGGTAAGTCCCACACTCTACATACCCACTATATACTCCGACGCAATGGTCTTCATAGCCCTCGTTGTAATTTCCTTTTACACCTTCCTGGAACTAGTTCACAACTTTGACCTCTTCAAAAAAGCACAATCCTCTGAAAGGAGAATCCTATCATGA